The following proteins come from a genomic window of Lolium rigidum isolate FL_2022 chromosome 5, APGP_CSIRO_Lrig_0.1, whole genome shotgun sequence:
- the LOC124654047 gene encoding uncharacterized protein LOC124654047 isoform X1 translates to MGSSNQDPGMSLRTDGWLRKPVDSLMQIPDKIQNSLKLHLGRFLKMGDGGDVKAQMSSEKVRGLCSAAAAAADVRLEKQLQAWRNDPSWTDHPPEIKVTVPQGSLCNLNLRFEAGLPPDAVYNIIIDPENKRVFKNIKEVVSRKVLLDEGSRQVVEVEQAAIWKFLWWSGILSVHVFVDQNRRNHTVKFKQGRSGFMKKFEGCWKIEPLFVDKEACLPLDPNTLEEYDSCTAGRGRVGSAITLDQLIEPAILPPQPIAWYVRGITAKTTEMLVNDLIAETARVRGVASNVDNKHYTEENCDISNDLLTDECGDIKERWRQRRKSGRHGNSLRSARQEV, encoded by the exons ATGGGAAGCAGTAACCAAGACCCGGGGATGAGCCTCCGGACGGATGGCTGGCTGCGGAAACCTGTCGATAGCCTCATGCAGATCCCGGATAAGATTCAGAACTCTCTCAAG CTGCATTTGGGGCGTTTCTTGAAGATGGGCGACGGTGGTGATGTCAAGGCTCAAATGTCGTCAGAGAAGGTCAGGGGATTATgtagtgctgctgctgctgctgcagatgTTAGATTGGAGAAGCAGCTCCAGGCTTGGAGAAATGACCCTAGTTGGACTGATCATCCTCCAGAAATCAAG GTCACTGTACCACAAGGCTCTCTTTGCAATCTTAATTTGAGATTTGAGGCAGGATTACCACCTGATGCAGTTTACAACATTATAATTGATCCTGAGAACAAAAGAGTGTTCAAAAATATCAAG GAAGTGGTATCAAGGAAGGTCTTGCTTGATGAAGGATCAAGGCAGGTAGTTGAAGTGGAGCAGGCAGCCATATGGAAATTCCTCTGGTGGTCTGGCATCTTGTCAGTCCATGTTTTTGTTGACCAGAACAGAAGAAATCACACT GTGAAATTCAAACAAGGAAGAAGTGGTTTTATGAAGAAATTTGAGGGTTGCTGGAAAATAGAGCCCCTCTTTGTTGACAAGGAAGCATGCCTTCCTCTTGATCCAAATACGCTGGAAGAATATGATTCTTGTACTGCCGGCAGAGGAAGAGTTGGATCTGCCATCACCTTGGATCAGCTTATTGAACCTGCTATCTTACCTCCACAGCCCATTGCATGGTATGTGAGAGGAATTACCGCGAAGACAACGGAGATGCTGGTCAATGACCTGATAGCGGAAACCGCTCGGGTTCGGGGCGTGGCAAGCAACGTTGATAACAAGCACTATACTGAAGAAAACTGTGATATTAGTAATGACCTCCTAACAGATGAGTGTGGCGATATTAAGGAACGGTGGCGCCAGAGAAGAAAGTCTGGACGACATGGAAATTCTCTTAGATCGGCAAGACAAGAAGTATAA
- the LOC124654047 gene encoding uncharacterized protein LOC124654047 isoform X2 yields MSLRTDGWLRKPVDSLMQIPDKIQNSLKLHLGRFLKMGDGGDVKAQMSSEKVRGLCSAAAAAADVRLEKQLQAWRNDPSWTDHPPEIKVTVPQGSLCNLNLRFEAGLPPDAVYNIIIDPENKRVFKNIKEVVSRKVLLDEGSRQVVEVEQAAIWKFLWWSGILSVHVFVDQNRRNHTVKFKQGRSGFMKKFEGCWKIEPLFVDKEACLPLDPNTLEEYDSCTAGRGRVGSAITLDQLIEPAILPPQPIAWYVRGITAKTTEMLVNDLIAETARVRGVASNVDNKHYTEENCDISNDLLTDECGDIKERWRQRRKSGRHGNSLRSARQEV; encoded by the exons ATGAGCCTCCGGACGGATGGCTGGCTGCGGAAACCTGTCGATAGCCTCATGCAGATCCCGGATAAGATTCAGAACTCTCTCAAG CTGCATTTGGGGCGTTTCTTGAAGATGGGCGACGGTGGTGATGTCAAGGCTCAAATGTCGTCAGAGAAGGTCAGGGGATTATgtagtgctgctgctgctgctgcagatgTTAGATTGGAGAAGCAGCTCCAGGCTTGGAGAAATGACCCTAGTTGGACTGATCATCCTCCAGAAATCAAG GTCACTGTACCACAAGGCTCTCTTTGCAATCTTAATTTGAGATTTGAGGCAGGATTACCACCTGATGCAGTTTACAACATTATAATTGATCCTGAGAACAAAAGAGTGTTCAAAAATATCAAG GAAGTGGTATCAAGGAAGGTCTTGCTTGATGAAGGATCAAGGCAGGTAGTTGAAGTGGAGCAGGCAGCCATATGGAAATTCCTCTGGTGGTCTGGCATCTTGTCAGTCCATGTTTTTGTTGACCAGAACAGAAGAAATCACACT GTGAAATTCAAACAAGGAAGAAGTGGTTTTATGAAGAAATTTGAGGGTTGCTGGAAAATAGAGCCCCTCTTTGTTGACAAGGAAGCATGCCTTCCTCTTGATCCAAATACGCTGGAAGAATATGATTCTTGTACTGCCGGCAGAGGAAGAGTTGGATCTGCCATCACCTTGGATCAGCTTATTGAACCTGCTATCTTACCTCCACAGCCCATTGCATGGTATGTGAGAGGAATTACCGCGAAGACAACGGAGATGCTGGTCAATGACCTGATAGCGGAAACCGCTCGGGTTCGGGGCGTGGCAAGCAACGTTGATAACAAGCACTATACTGAAGAAAACTGTGATATTAGTAATGACCTCCTAACAGATGAGTGTGGCGATATTAAGGAACGGTGGCGCCAGAGAAGAAAGTCTGGACGACATGGAAATTCTCTTAGATCGGCAAGACAAGAAGTATAA
- the LOC124654047 gene encoding uncharacterized protein LOC124654047 isoform X3 encodes MGDGGDVKAQMSSEKVRGLCSAAAAAADVRLEKQLQAWRNDPSWTDHPPEIKVTVPQGSLCNLNLRFEAGLPPDAVYNIIIDPENKRVFKNIKEVVSRKVLLDEGSRQVVEVEQAAIWKFLWWSGILSVHVFVDQNRRNHTVKFKQGRSGFMKKFEGCWKIEPLFVDKEACLPLDPNTLEEYDSCTAGRGRVGSAITLDQLIEPAILPPQPIAWYVRGITAKTTEMLVNDLIAETARVRGVASNVDNKHYTEENCDISNDLLTDECGDIKERWRQRRKSGRHGNSLRSARQEV; translated from the exons ATGGGCGACGGTGGTGATGTCAAGGCTCAAATGTCGTCAGAGAAGGTCAGGGGATTATgtagtgctgctgctgctgctgcagatgTTAGATTGGAGAAGCAGCTCCAGGCTTGGAGAAATGACCCTAGTTGGACTGATCATCCTCCAGAAATCAAG GTCACTGTACCACAAGGCTCTCTTTGCAATCTTAATTTGAGATTTGAGGCAGGATTACCACCTGATGCAGTTTACAACATTATAATTGATCCTGAGAACAAAAGAGTGTTCAAAAATATCAAG GAAGTGGTATCAAGGAAGGTCTTGCTTGATGAAGGATCAAGGCAGGTAGTTGAAGTGGAGCAGGCAGCCATATGGAAATTCCTCTGGTGGTCTGGCATCTTGTCAGTCCATGTTTTTGTTGACCAGAACAGAAGAAATCACACT GTGAAATTCAAACAAGGAAGAAGTGGTTTTATGAAGAAATTTGAGGGTTGCTGGAAAATAGAGCCCCTCTTTGTTGACAAGGAAGCATGCCTTCCTCTTGATCCAAATACGCTGGAAGAATATGATTCTTGTACTGCCGGCAGAGGAAGAGTTGGATCTGCCATCACCTTGGATCAGCTTATTGAACCTGCTATCTTACCTCCACAGCCCATTGCATGGTATGTGAGAGGAATTACCGCGAAGACAACGGAGATGCTGGTCAATGACCTGATAGCGGAAACCGCTCGGGTTCGGGGCGTGGCAAGCAACGTTGATAACAAGCACTATACTGAAGAAAACTGTGATATTAGTAATGACCTCCTAACAGATGAGTGTGGCGATATTAAGGAACGGTGGCGCCAGAGAAGAAAGTCTGGACGACATGGAAATTCTCTTAGATCGGCAAGACAAGAAGTATAA